The genomic DNA GACGGTCACGGCCGCGGGGTCGGTGTCCGCGAGGGCAGGAAGCCGGGTTCCGGGCAGTGAGGCCGCTGCGGCACCGTGCGCCACGGCCTGCCGCAGGCAATCGGACGGGGAAAGTCCTGCGACTTCCGCCAGGAGGTACCCCGCCAATGCTGAGTCACCGGCCCCCACCGTTGACCGGGCCTGGACCGGAGGGCGGGAGGCGAGCCAGCTTCCCTCCGCGGTGACGAGCAGCGCCCCCTTCGCGCCCAGCGTTGCAAGGACGGCCCCGACGCCGCGCTCGAGCAGCATGTGGGCAGCACGGACGGCCAGCAGCGGGTCTTCCTCGAGTGCCGCTTCCGATGAGAACCCGGTGGCTTCGGCGAGTTCCTCGGCATTGGGCTTCACCAGATCCGGTCCCGCACCGTGCAGCAGTGCACCGGTCAGGGGCGGGCCGGAGGAATCCAGGGCAATCCGCGGGGCCTCCGGCCCCAGCCGGTCCCGTACTGCCGAGGCGGTCACTGCGTAGAAGTCCGGTGGCACGCCGGGCGGCAGAGAGCCGGCCAAAACCACCCAGGCAGGGCTGCCACTGCCGTCCTTCACAGCGCAGGCCCCCACCAGCAGGGCAATCAGGGCTTCCTGCTCCACCGGGTTCAGGGGAGGTCCGGGGGCGTTGACCTTGGTGGTGGTTCCGTCCGGTTCCGTGAGGGTGATGTTGCTCCTCAGCGGTGCCTCAATCGGCAGGTTGACGTACTCCACGCCGGTTTTCCGCAGGCCGCCCATGACCGGGTCCGCGTCCGCTCCCGGGAGAACGGCGACCGCCCTTACCCCGGACACCGTCAGGGCACGCGCAACATTGACCCCTTTGCCGCCGGATTCCTCCTCTGAGGCGGAAGCCCGCTGTACGGCGCCCCTTACCAGTGCACCCGGAAGCCCGACGGTCCGGTCCAGGCTGGGATTGGCGGTGAGCGTGATGATCATGAAGGGAATCCATCCTCGCCGGATATCCACGGAACGGCCGGTGGAGCACACCGGACCGTCCGGCAGGGCGGTTTCCGGCGCTTATTCCGGTGGTTATGAGGGCTTCTGATCGGATCCATGCACACCCGCAATCTGTGGCAAATACCACTGTTTATGCGCTGATGCGACTTTACTTTTGGTGCACCGCCCGTGGCAATGGTGGCGGGGCGGGGGTGCCCGTCGGGGGCTGCAAACGCGGGCGCCGGCGCTAGGCTGGCCCGATGGAAAACGTGACATGGTCCGCACCGGCGGACCGGCGCCGGGGGCGGGAGCTGGTTGTCCTGCTGCACGGCTATGGATCCGGGGAAGAGGCCATGGAACCGTTGTTCGCGGCGCTGCCGGAGTCAGCCGTGGGTGCTGCCGTCCGCGGCGGGCTGGAGGTGGGCGGCGGCAGCGGGTGGTTCCTGCTTGACCCGCTGCTTACTTCGGATTCCTCGGAGGTGCTGGAAGCTGCCCTGAAACTCCTTTCCCAGCTTGACCGCCTGCGCAGCGAATATGCCTTCAGCGGGGTGTCGCTGGCAGGTTTCTCGCAGGGAATGGCCATGGCCGGCACCCTGCTCAGGCTGCGGCCCCAGGAGTTCCGCGCCGTCGTCGGCCTGTCCGGTTTCATTGCCCCAAACCCGCTCCTGGCAGCCAGTGAACCGCTGCCGGTGCGGGTGCCTTTTTTCTGGGGGCGGGACCGGCAGGACTGGGTCATCAATGCCGATGCCGTAAACCATACGCAGGACTGGCTGGAGGAAAACACGGCACTGACTGCACGGACGTATCCAGGCATGGGACATTCCATCGGGGCACGGGAAATAGCCGATATCGGTATTTTCCTTCGCCGCTTTGCCGGTTCCGACACGCCGTCGGGAAAATCGCCACGCGCGCGGTAACTAACACAGTTTCCCTTTTTAGGGAATTCCTGTCCGACTACTGACTAAGCATGCTGATCAAGTAGGCTGGAGGAAAGCGCTGCTCACAAGGCGGCGCTGGAAATCACTGTCACTCACACAGCAAGGAGAATCAAATGGGTATCATTGCGTTCCTTATTCTGGGTCTCATCGCAGGTGCAATTGCAAAGCTGATCCTTCCGGGTCGTCAGGGCGGCGGCTGGCTCGCCACTCTGGTCCTCGGTGTTATTGGCGCTCTGCTCGGTAGCTGGCTCGGCAGCCTGGTCATGGGAGACGGCGGCGAGCTCTTCAGCCTGACGTCGCTCTGGACCTGGGTCCTGGCCATCGTAGGCTCGATCATCGTTCTGCTGATCTACGGCTTCGTTACCCGCAAGAGCGGCAGCCGCGCCTAAGTAGTGCGTGAACGCCGCTGACGCGGCGTGCTGATTTGGAGGGCGGGGCCCGGCTGGAATATTCCACCGGATCCCGCCCTTTAGCTTTAAACAGACGAAAGATCCACGCCGGCACCGGATTTCCCCAAGGAGAGTTCTAGTGAAGCGACGCAAGTTCAATCCCGCAGCCAAACTGGCCGGCCGGGCCGCCTTCGGGCCGGACGGACAGCCCAAACCGCACGTGGTCCGGGGTATCGAACGCGCGATCGAAGTGCAGCGGCCCCTGGTGCTCGCCAATATCCGCCGGCTGCAGCGCAGGCATCCCTCAGCCGATGCCGCGGAGCTGATTAGCATCCTGGACCGGCACTACCTCAATACGGTGATGGGTGGTGGCGCAGCAGTTGGTGCCACCGCGGTTATACCGGCCGTAGGAACTGCCGCCGCCCTGGGCCTCTCGGCCGCGGCAACGGTCGGGTTCCTCGAGGCCACCGCACTGTATGCCCAGTCAGTGGCTGAGCTGCACGGCGTGCGGCTGGCGGACCCGGAACGTTCCCGCACGATGGTGATGGCCATCATGCTGGGCGAGGAGGGCACTTCCATGATGCAGTCGCTTGCCGGGCGGGGCAGTGCCTCCACCTGGGGCAGCACCATCGGCAACATGCCCTCGGGTGTGCTCGGCTCCGTAGGCGCAGGCATCCGGAAGCAGTTCCTCAAGCGGGTGATGGCGCGCCAGGGTACTGCGCTGCTGGGACGTGCCCTGCCGCTTGGTGTGGGCGCCGTCGTCGGCGGCGTAGGCAACCGTGCCATGGGCAAGGGCGTTATCCGCGCCACCCGTGCAGCCTTCGGCGAACCGCCCGCAACCATTCCCGGGCAGCTCGCCGGCGAGCTGGACCGCCTGGACAAGCCCGCCTAGCCAACCGGACGGTTGGCTCCGCCGGCGGAGCGAGGCGGCTAGCCGAAAACGGCGGAGGCGACCGTGAAAATGGCCAGACCGGCCAGGGAACCCACCACGGTGCCGTTGATCCGGATGAACTGCAGGTCCTTGCCGACCTGCAGTTCAATCTTCTCCGAGGTTTCCTGCGCATCCCAGCGTTCCACCGTTTCGGTGATCACACCGGCGATGTCGCTGCGGTAGGTGCGGACCAGATAGCCGGCAGCGTCCGCAACGTAACCGTTCACCTTCGCCGCAAGCTCCGGATCATTGACCAGGCGCGTACCGAAGTCCTGCACAGCAGAGGTAAAGTTCCGGGTCAGTTCGCTCTCCGGGTCCTCCGCAGCAGTCATCAGTGCGTTCTTGATGGTGGTCCACGTCTGCGTCATCAGTTCGCGGACCCGGGGATCGTCGAGGACCTGCTCCTTCACGGCGTCGGCCTTGGCCATGGTTTTGGGGTCTTCCTGCAGGTCCCTGGCCACCCCGGTGAGGTAGTTATCCAGCGCCACACGGAGCTGGTGGTTCGGATTCTCCTGGACATCGAGCAGGAACCGCTCGGCCTGGACCTGCACCCGTTCGCCCACCAGGTCATCCAGGAACGAGGGGACCCACGACGGCGAACGTTCGGCTACCAGCCGGCTGATCACTTCGGGGTTCGCCAGCACCCAGTCGGCAAGGCTGTCCACGATCAGGTTCACCAGCTGGTGGTGGTGGCCCTCTTCAAAGACCCGCTGGGCCATCCGCCCGGCCGGCGGGCCCCACTGGGGATCCACCACATGCCGGCGGAACATCGATTCGAGGACGTCGCGGACGGCGTCGTCATCCAGTACGCGCAGTGCACCGCGGATGGCGGCTGCGCCTTCGGTAGCCACCCGTTCGGCGCCCTCGGGCCGGGCCAGCCAGGTGCCTGCCTTCCGGGCCACCTGCATGGAGTCAAGTTTGGTCCGGATGATCTCCTCGGACAGGAAGTTCTGTTCCACGAACTGGCCCAGGGAGGCGCCGATCTGGTCCTTCTTTTCCGGGATGATGGCCGTATGCGGGATCTTGATGCCCATCGGATGCTTGAACAGCGCGGTCACGGCGAACCAGTCAGCAAGGGCGCCCACCATGCCGCCTTCGGCAGCGGCCCGGACGTACGCCAGCCACGGATACCGCTCCTGCAGGGCGAAGGCAAAAAGGAAAATCACCGCCAGGGCAATCAGCAACCCTGTCGCCAGCATTTTCATGCGGCGCAGGGCGAGGGCGCGCTCCTCGTCGGTGGGGGCTGCGACGGCGCTCACGCGCGGGCCTCCTTCACGGACAGTGCCATTGTTGACGCGAGTTTCAATACCACTCCCTAATCCAGTGAGGGGTCCGCGGCCGGCAGCTGAACACCGGAACGGCCCTGACCCAATCTAATCAGTGATTGGCTCGGGTGCGCTACGAGCACGGGATCCGGCCGGAGCGGTGTGGTTGAGTAGTGCCATGGCATCCCCGGTAGAGTTTTCTGCGGCGTTCCCCCTCCCGGATACCGTCACGGCGGCCACCGTGCCGCCCCAGCTGCCCTGCCCCATCGAGGACTACGCGCTTGTCTCCGATTTGCACACCGGCGCACTGATCTCGCGTACCGGCAGCATGGACTGGCTGTGCCTGCCCCGGTTCGATTCGCCGTCCGTTTTCGGTGCGCTGCTGGGTACCAGCGAACACGGCCGCTGGCTGCTTGCCCCCAGCGATCCGGCGGCCACCGTGACGCACCGCGGCTACCTCGAGTCCACCTTCGTGCTGCGCACGCACTGGCAGGCACCCGGCGGGGCGGTGCGGGTTACCGACTACATGCCGGTGGGGGACCGGCGGGCTTCACTGGTACGCCGAATCGAAGGCATCAGCGGCACGGTTGCCATGCGGCAGGAGCTGAAAATCCGTTTCGGCTACGGAACCGTGATGCCCTGGGTCTTCCGCGGTACAGACAGCGGCGGGGAACATCTCTCAGCCATCGCCGGTCCCGGTGCATTGGTGCTGCGGAGCAAGCACCTGCCCGTGGCCAGCAACCACAGCCACATCGGAGAATTCGAGGTCTCCGCGGGCGAGTGCCTGGACCTGGAACTGACCTGGTACCCCTCGCACCGGCCGGTTCCGCCGCCGCAGGACCTGGACGCGGCGTTGAAGCGCACATCGGCTTACTGGCAGGAGTGGGGGCACCGGCGTCTGGAATCCAGCGGCTACGAGCAGGCGGTCCGCCGCTCACTGCTGGTGCTGCGGGCCCTGACGCATGAGGACACCGGCGGCATTGTTGCAGCCCCCACCACCTCACTGCCTGAAGAAGCAGGCGGCGAACGCAACTGGGACTACCGCTACTGCTGGCTCCGCGATGCCGCCCTGACCCTGGTGGCCATGATGACGCACGGTTATCAGGAAGAGGCGCTGCAGTGGCGCAGCTGGCTGCTGCGCGCAGTGGCGGGAGATCCCGAGGACCTGCAGATTCTCTATGCGGTGGACGGCGGCCGGGAATTGCCCGAACAGGTCCTTCCGCAGTTCCCCGGCTACGGGGGTGCGGCGCCGGTGCGGCTGGGCAATGGTGCCGTGGGACAGTACCAGGCGGACGTGGTGGGCCACGTTATGGTGGCGCTGGCCCGGCTGCGGGACCGGGGGGTGCCCGAGGACCACTTCTCCTGGCCCCTGCAGCGCGCGCTGCTGAACTACCTCGAAAAACATTTGGAGGAACCGGACCATGGGATCTGGGAGATGCGGGGGGAGCCCCGGCACTTCACGCACTCGCGGGTGATGATGTGGGCGGCGTTTGACCGGGCAGCGGATGCGGCCAGGGAACACGGGCTCGAGGGCCCGGTGGAAGTGTGGGAGGGGCTGCGGGACGGACTGCGGCGCGAAATCCTGGAACGCGGCTTCGACCGGGAGCTGAACTCCTTCACCCAGTACTACGGCGGCACCGGGGTGGATGCCTCCCTGCTGCAGCTGCCGCAGGTAGGTTTCATCGGCTACAACGACGAGCGGATGCTGGGCACGGTGGCGCAGTTGGAGAAGCAGCTGCGCCACCCCTCGGGCCTGCTGCTGCGCTATGCCACCGAAACCGGTGAGGACGGGCTGCCCGCCGGGGAGAACCCGTTCCTGGCCTGCAGCTTCTGGCTGGTGGAGCAGTACGCGTACACCGGGCGGCTGCCGGAAGCCCGCCGGCTGATGGACCAGCTGGTGGGATACTCCAATGAACTGGGACTGCTCAGCGAAGAATATGATGCATCCAACGGACATATGGCAGGGAACTTCCCGCAGGCGTTTTCGCACCTGGCCCTGGTCCGGGCCGCGGACGCGCTGGCCGGCGCTGAGGCGCGGCCGCCGTCCGGGTAACCGGAAGCATTCACCGACCAAAGGAAACCGATGAACCGCAAGAGCCTCTCGGCTGTGGCGATGGCTGCCCTGCTGACTACCAGCGCCGTAAACCACTTCCGTAACCCCCGTTTCTACAATGCCGTGGTGCCCCGGAGCATCAGCACCGACACCGACGGCAAATACGGTGTGATGACCCGGCGGCAGTGGACCCATGTCAGCGGTGTCCTGGAGTTCGCGGCGGCGGCCGCCCTGCTGCTGCCGGCAACCCGGCGCACGGCGGCCACCGGTACGGCTGCCATGTATGTTGCTTTTATCGCCGGCCATATCAGTGCCCTGCAGCGGTCCTTCGGACCGCGCGGCGGGGATCGGGAGAAGCTGATTCACAGCCTGCGCCTGCCGTTGCAGCTTCCGCTGATCCTCTGGGCCTGGAGCCTGCGGAAGTAAATGTCCACTAAGCTCCTGCTCCTCGCTGACACGCATCTGCCCAAGCGGGCCAAGGCCCTTCCGGAGGAAGTCTGGTCAGAAATAGACGCCGCGGACATTGTGGTCCATGCCGGTGACTGGGTAAGCGAGGAGCTGCTCGACCAGTTGGCGGAACGCTCACGGAAGCTGGTGGCCTGCTACGGCAACAACGACGGCGCCGGCCTGCGCGCCCGCCTGCCCCTGGTGGGGCGGGCCCTGGTTGAGGAGGTGCGGCTGGCCGTCGTGCATGAAACCGGGCCGGCGCCCGGGCGGGAAGAACGCATGGATAAGCAGTTTCCGGACACCGACCTGCTGGTTTTTGGACACAGCCACATCCCCTGGGATTCAGTCACGCCGGCCGGTATGCGCCTGCTGAATCCCGGCTCGCCCACGGACCGCCGCCGGCAGCCGTTCTGCACCTACCTGCGACTGGAAATCAGCGGAAGCGCCCTCACGCCCGAGCTGCGGCGGCTTCCGCTGCGGGAGGTCCGGCGGCGCTAGCCGGCTAGGCAGAGAGCGGCACGCACCCTCCGGCTCCGGCCACGGGCGGGGACAACAAAAAACGCCGGGCCTGCCCCGTGGGGGCAGGCCCGGCGTTTTGGCCGTGCATGCGAAGCAGCAGCTAAGCGGCCGGCATTCAGTCGCGGACGCCCGGCTGGAAGACCACCTTGATGCAGCCGTCTTCCTTCTTCTGGAACTTTTCGTAGAGCTCGGGGGCATCTTCCAGGGACGCCTGGTGGGTGACCAGGTTGGTGACGCCCAGTGGATCCGCGGAATCCTCCACCAGCGGCATCAGGTCATCGGTCCAGCGCTTGACGTTGCACTGGCCCATCCGCAGGTTCAGCTGCTTGTCGAACATGTTCATCAGCGGCATGGGGCTGGCCGTGCCGCCGTACACACCGCTGAGGGAGACGGTGCCGCCGCGGCGGACCGCGTCAAGGGCTCCGTGCAGGGCGGAGAGACGGTCCGTTCCCGCGGTTTCCATGGCCTTCTGCGCAAGCTTGTCCGGCAGCAGGCCGACGGCGGTCTGGGCGGCCTTGCCGGCCGGGGAGC from Arthrobacter zhangbolii includes the following:
- a CDS encoding GlsB/YeaQ/YmgE family stress response membrane protein, which produces MGIIAFLILGLIAGAIAKLILPGRQGGGWLATLVLGVIGALLGSWLGSLVMGDGGELFSLTSLWTWVLAIVGSIIVLLIYGFVTRKSGSRA
- a CDS encoding alpha/beta hydrolase; amino-acid sequence: MENVTWSAPADRRRGRELVVLLHGYGSGEEAMEPLFAALPESAVGAAVRGGLEVGGGSGWFLLDPLLTSDSSEVLEAALKLLSQLDRLRSEYAFSGVSLAGFSQGMAMAGTLLRLRPQEFRAVVGLSGFIAPNPLLAASEPLPVRVPFFWGRDRQDWVINADAVNHTQDWLEENTALTARTYPGMGHSIGAREIADIGIFLRRFAGSDTPSGKSPRAR
- a CDS encoding 1-phosphofructokinase family hexose kinase; protein product: MIITLTANPSLDRTVGLPGALVRGAVQRASASEEESGGKGVNVARALTVSGVRAVAVLPGADADPVMGGLRKTGVEYVNLPIEAPLRSNITLTEPDGTTTKVNAPGPPLNPVEQEALIALLVGACAVKDGSGSPAWVVLAGSLPPGVPPDFYAVTASAVRDRLGPEAPRIALDSSGPPLTGALLHGAGPDLVKPNAEELAEATGFSSEAALEEDPLLAVRAAHMLLERGVGAVLATLGAKGALLVTAEGSWLASRPPVQARSTVGAGDSALAGYLLAEVAGLSPSDCLRQAVAHGAAAASLPGTRLPALADTDPAAVTVTALNGPGGPAASGTSTASPSKEER
- a CDS encoding metallophosphoesterase family protein → MSTKLLLLADTHLPKRAKALPEEVWSEIDAADIVVHAGDWVSEELLDQLAERSRKLVACYGNNDGAGLRARLPLVGRALVEEVRLAVVHETGPAPGREERMDKQFPDTDLLVFGHSHIPWDSVTPAGMRLLNPGSPTDRRRQPFCTYLRLEISGSALTPELRRLPLREVRRR
- a CDS encoding DoxX family protein, with product MNRKSLSAVAMAALLTTSAVNHFRNPRFYNAVVPRSISTDTDGKYGVMTRRQWTHVSGVLEFAAAAALLLPATRRTAATGTAAMYVAFIAGHISALQRSFGPRGGDREKLIHSLRLPLQLPLILWAWSLRK
- a CDS encoding DUF445 domain-containing protein; the encoded protein is MSAVAAPTDEERALALRRMKMLATGLLIALAVIFLFAFALQERYPWLAYVRAAAEGGMVGALADWFAVTALFKHPMGIKIPHTAIIPEKKDQIGASLGQFVEQNFLSEEIIRTKLDSMQVARKAGTWLARPEGAERVATEGAAAIRGALRVLDDDAVRDVLESMFRRHVVDPQWGPPAGRMAQRVFEEGHHHQLVNLIVDSLADWVLANPEVISRLVAERSPSWVPSFLDDLVGERVQVQAERFLLDVQENPNHQLRVALDNYLTGVARDLQEDPKTMAKADAVKEQVLDDPRVRELMTQTWTTIKNALMTAAEDPESELTRNFTSAVQDFGTRLVNDPELAAKVNGYVADAAGYLVRTYRSDIAGVITETVERWDAQETSEKIELQVGKDLQFIRINGTVVGSLAGLAIFTVASAVFG
- a CDS encoding glycoside hydrolase family 15 protein translates to MPCPIEDYALVSDLHTGALISRTGSMDWLCLPRFDSPSVFGALLGTSEHGRWLLAPSDPAATVTHRGYLESTFVLRTHWQAPGGAVRVTDYMPVGDRRASLVRRIEGISGTVAMRQELKIRFGYGTVMPWVFRGTDSGGEHLSAIAGPGALVLRSKHLPVASNHSHIGEFEVSAGECLDLELTWYPSHRPVPPPQDLDAALKRTSAYWQEWGHRRLESSGYEQAVRRSLLVLRALTHEDTGGIVAAPTTSLPEEAGGERNWDYRYCWLRDAALTLVAMMTHGYQEEALQWRSWLLRAVAGDPEDLQILYAVDGGRELPEQVLPQFPGYGGAAPVRLGNGAVGQYQADVVGHVMVALARLRDRGVPEDHFSWPLQRALLNYLEKHLEEPDHGIWEMRGEPRHFTHSRVMMWAAFDRAADAAREHGLEGPVEVWEGLRDGLRREILERGFDRELNSFTQYYGGTGVDASLLQLPQVGFIGYNDERMLGTVAQLEKQLRHPSGLLLRYATETGEDGLPAGENPFLACSFWLVEQYAYTGRLPEARRLMDQLVGYSNELGLLSEEYDASNGHMAGNFPQAFSHLALVRAADALAGAEARPPSG